One genomic segment of Paenibacillus durus includes these proteins:
- a CDS encoding ROK family protein, which produces MKLLGAIEAGGTKFVCGIGHEDGSIIDRVSFPTTHPEETMAQVFQYFEGKNVEAIGIGSFGPIDPVIGSPTYGYVTTTPKPFWSQYNLVGAVREKIDVPIGFDTDVNGAALGEYKWGAAQGLDSCLYITVGTGIGAGAVVGGTLIHGLSHPEMGHIYVRRHEQDTFAGACPFHGDCLEGLAAGPAIGSRWGRPAVELAPDDLAWEIEAHYLAHALMSYVLILSPQKIVMGGGVMKQSHLFPMIRTKLQELLKGYVQHASLTADIDSYIVPPQLGDNAGLAGSIALASMALAGK; this is translated from the coding sequence GTGAAATTATTGGGTGCGATTGAAGCGGGAGGAACGAAGTTTGTATGTGGAATCGGGCATGAGGACGGAAGCATTATCGACCGAGTGAGCTTTCCTACGACCCATCCGGAAGAGACGATGGCGCAAGTATTCCAATATTTTGAAGGTAAAAATGTTGAAGCGATCGGCATAGGCTCGTTCGGGCCGATTGATCCGGTGATTGGAAGTCCGACATACGGTTATGTTACGACAACGCCGAAGCCTTTTTGGAGCCAGTATAATCTGGTAGGTGCGGTCCGTGAAAAAATAGATGTGCCTATCGGCTTTGATACCGATGTCAACGGCGCGGCTCTTGGCGAGTATAAATGGGGCGCGGCACAGGGCTTGGACAGCTGTCTGTACATAACCGTGGGAACGGGAATCGGAGCCGGAGCCGTTGTGGGCGGCACGCTGATTCATGGCCTGTCCCATCCGGAAATGGGGCATATCTATGTCCGCCGCCATGAGCAAGATACCTTCGCGGGAGCCTGCCCTTTTCACGGAGATTGCTTAGAAGGACTCGCCGCAGGTCCTGCCATCGGAAGCCGGTGGGGCCGTCCGGCGGTTGAGCTTGCACCGGATGATCTGGCATGGGAGATAGAGGCTCATTATCTGGCTCACGCTCTGATGAGCTATGTTCTGATTCTGTCTCCGCAGAAAATTGTCATGGGCGGCGGCGTCATGAAGCAGAGCCACCTCTTCCCGATGATCCGCACGAAGCTGCAGGAACTGCTTAAGGGCTATGTACAGCATGCTTCGCTGACTGCTGATATCGACAGCTATATTGTCCCTCCGCAGCTTGGCGATAATGCCGGGTTGGCCGGTTCAATCGCTTTGGCCAGCATGGCCCTTGCCGGGAAGTAA
- a CDS encoding HRDC domain-containing protein, which yields MQIVFMNQLSKNSGESAEDFAQLWIGEEEGVWHLGWRDFGENPESADTIWYEGSSWNEMLGVYRHELAVKMGEGYRPLIDGVFHEETAVTGRNQEQLKLQYYSERHGNEAVYEELCAWRRKRSSLEHKAPYLLASNRLLRLLSAYLPQSLEELLQIPGVGEAKAEQYGPEILSVTSSAERSHSFPLSWVGKEIEEEPFASWLYKQKEIKYKKQLDRLRLRRQLLEGIADGCGLEELKERTQYSRREILEVVEELEKDGYIVDPLIQRELMDMPPGEQEAVWNAYMELGDLFLKPVLHKVYGEDAAPEGGLEMVYERLRLIRIRFRRENEGAGAIVEQI from the coding sequence ATGCAAATCGTATTCATGAACCAATTGTCCAAAAATTCCGGCGAGTCCGCGGAGGATTTCGCCCAGCTGTGGATCGGTGAGGAGGAGGGGGTCTGGCACCTGGGCTGGCGTGATTTTGGCGAAAATCCGGAAAGTGCCGATACCATCTGGTATGAAGGAAGCTCCTGGAATGAGATGCTGGGGGTATACAGGCATGAGTTGGCCGTCAAAATGGGAGAAGGCTACCGCCCGCTGATTGATGGCGTCTTTCATGAAGAGACGGCTGTAACCGGACGGAATCAGGAGCAGCTGAAGCTTCAGTATTACAGCGAGCGGCATGGGAATGAGGCTGTATATGAAGAGCTGTGCGCATGGAGGCGGAAGAGATCGTCCCTGGAGCATAAAGCGCCATATCTGCTGGCGAGCAACCGGCTGCTGCGGCTGCTGAGCGCCTATCTGCCGCAGTCGCTGGAAGAACTGCTGCAAATTCCGGGCGTGGGTGAAGCCAAGGCAGAACAGTACGGTCCGGAAATATTGTCCGTCACTTCCTCAGCGGAGCGCAGCCATTCCTTCCCGCTAAGCTGGGTTGGCAAGGAGATCGAAGAGGAGCCTTTCGCTTCCTGGCTGTACAAGCAGAAGGAGATCAAATACAAGAAGCAATTGGACCGCCTTCGTCTGCGGCGTCAGCTTCTAGAGGGGATCGCGGACGGCTGCGGACTGGAGGAGCTTAAAGAGCGCACCCAATACTCCCGCAGAGAGATTCTGGAGGTTGTGGAGGAGCTTGAGAAGGACGGCTACATTGTCGATCCGCTGATTCAGCGGGAGCTTATGGACATGCCGCCCGGCGAGCAGGAAGCGGTCTGGAACGCTTACATGGAGCTCGGAGACTTATTCCTGAAGCCGGTGCTGCACAAAGTATACGGCGAAGATGCCGCGCCCGAAGGCGGTCTGGAAATGGTTTACGAACGGCTGCGGCTGATCCGGATTCGTTTCCGGAGAGAGAACGAGGGAGCGGGCGCAATAGTAGAGCAAATCTAA
- the corA gene encoding magnesium/cobalt transporter CorA, whose translation MKIRLVNAGVFTPVDDIELTLNPPVEGFYWIDADVEDLELLQPLFNLHDLAVEDCLSDEEQRPKLEIYESHYFIVVNSIRFDDEEIFLRALNIFLGRHFIITVTKQKINELRVLKPILWEQEVGAPDRFLYLLIDLVVDNYFAVGDRIEVRIEKLEEDILMHTKKSHLSEIIGLRSEILWLKKMLGPQKEVVNTLNKKDLRLIDDQLQKYFSDIYENAVKISETFETYRDLMGNLREAYQSSIANRANEIMRVFTAITTIFMPLTVITGIYGMNFDNIPELHTKYGYYGVIGAMVTLGCSMLYIFRKKEWL comes from the coding sequence ATGAAGATCCGGCTGGTTAATGCAGGCGTTTTTACACCTGTGGATGATATTGAATTGACCCTTAACCCTCCGGTAGAAGGGTTCTACTGGATTGACGCCGACGTGGAGGATTTGGAGCTGCTGCAGCCTCTGTTCAATCTTCACGATCTGGCTGTGGAAGACTGTCTCAGCGACGAGGAGCAGCGTCCCAAACTCGAAATTTACGAGAGCCATTATTTCATTGTAGTAAACAGCATTCGTTTTGACGACGAGGAAATTTTCCTGCGGGCCCTTAATATTTTTCTTGGGCGGCACTTTATTATTACCGTCACGAAGCAGAAGATTAACGAGCTGCGCGTGCTGAAGCCCATCTTGTGGGAGCAGGAGGTCGGCGCGCCTGACCGGTTCCTCTACCTGCTAATCGACCTTGTTGTGGACAATTATTTCGCCGTCGGCGACCGGATCGAGGTGCGGATCGAGAAGCTGGAAGAGGATATTCTGATGCACACCAAGAAATCGCACTTAAGTGAAATTATCGGTCTGCGAAGCGAAATTCTGTGGCTGAAGAAAATGCTCGGTCCGCAGAAGGAAGTCGTCAACACTCTTAACAAAAAAGATCTGCGGCTGATCGACGACCAGCTGCAGAAATATTTCAGCGACATCTACGAGAACGCGGTCAAAATCTCCGAGACATTCGAGACGTACCGCGATCTGATGGGCAACTTGCGAGAAGCTTATCAATCCAGTATCGCGAACCGCGCCAACGAAATCATGCGGGTGTTTACGGCGATTACGACCATATTCATGCCGCTGACCGTGATTACAGGCATATACGGGATGAACTTTGATAACATTCCTGAACTTCATACAAAATACGGCTACTACGGCGTCATTGGCGCCATGGTGACACTGGGCTGCAGCATGCTGTATATATTCCGCAAAAAAGAATGGCTATGA
- the metA gene encoding homoserine O-acetyltransferase MetA has protein sequence MPIKIPDSLPAKEILSGENIFVMGESQAFHQDIRPLRIAILNLMPTKETTETQLLRLIGNSPLQVDVTLLHPSSHTSKNTSAEHLESFYKTFEEIRHRRYDGLIVTGAPVEQMDFEDVNYWEEMKEIFEWSKDNVTSTMHICWAAQAGLHYHYGVRKVGLPEKCFGVFPHWTTAPNTKLLRGFDELFYVPHSRHTDISREDVLNTSDLQILAESEEAGVYIVATHDGRQIFVTGHSEYDPFSLKGEYDRDIAKGMDVALPKHYFPNDDPKRTPPAVWRAHANLLFSNWLNYYVYQETPYDIGPII, from the coding sequence ATGCCGATCAAGATTCCCGACAGTCTACCCGCCAAGGAGATCCTATCTGGGGAAAATATTTTCGTTATGGGTGAAAGCCAGGCCTTTCACCAGGATATCCGCCCTCTGCGGATCGCTATCTTAAATCTGATGCCCACTAAAGAAACTACCGAAACGCAGCTGCTGCGTCTGATCGGCAACTCGCCTTTGCAAGTGGATGTCACACTGCTCCATCCGAGCTCCCATACCTCGAAAAATACATCGGCGGAGCATTTGGAGAGTTTCTATAAGACCTTCGAAGAGATTAGGCACCGCCGTTATGACGGTCTGATCGTGACGGGCGCTCCCGTGGAACAGATGGATTTTGAGGATGTGAACTACTGGGAAGAGATGAAAGAGATCTTCGAATGGAGCAAGGACAACGTCACCTCGACGATGCATATCTGTTGGGCGGCTCAGGCGGGACTTCACTATCATTACGGCGTCCGTAAGGTCGGGCTGCCCGAGAAATGCTTCGGCGTGTTCCCGCACTGGACCACTGCACCGAATACCAAGCTGCTGCGCGGCTTCGACGAGCTGTTCTATGTGCCCCATTCCCGGCATACAGACATCTCCCGCGAGGATGTCTTGAATACGTCAGATTTGCAAATATTGGCAGAATCGGAGGAGGCCGGCGTTTATATCGTCGCTACCCATGATGGCCGGCAGATTTTTGTGACGGGACACTCTGAGTACGATCCGTTCTCCCTGAAAGGGGAATACGATCGGGATATTGCGAAGGGAATGGATGTTGCGCTGCCGAAGCATTACTTCCCGAACGATGATCCGAAGCGTACGCCGCCCGCCGTATGGCGTGCCCACGCGAACCTGCTGTTCTCCAACTGGCTTAACTATTACGTCTACCAGGAAACGCCATACGATATTGGACCTATAATATGA
- a CDS encoding aminotransferase class I/II-fold pyridoxal phosphate-dependent enzyme, which translates to MNDKLRIESRLAQIGSQEDPATGAVNYPIYQSTAFRHPRLGQSTGFDYIRTKNPTRSVLEQAAAELESGDAGFACSSGMAALQTIFTLFGQGDHLIVSLDLYGGTYRMLERIMSKFGVSASYVDTNDFDALESARRDNTKAVIIETPTNPLMMVTDIEAVCTWARRYGMLTVVDNTLLTPYFQRPLELGADIVVHSATKYLGGHNDVLAGLIVTKGKELSEEMAILHNSIGAVLSPSDSYQLMKGMKTLALRMERHESNSLAIAHFLKEHPAIAEVFHPGLQEHQGFAIQKRQSSGNTGIFSFKVKDARYVEPILRHVKLIAFAESLGGVESLMTYPAVQTHADIPAEIRDVVGVDDRLLRFSVGIEHVDDLIADLQQALEAARTELEADSSQAGQPVR; encoded by the coding sequence ATGAACGACAAACTTAGAATTGAAAGCAGGCTGGCCCAGATCGGTTCGCAGGAAGACCCGGCGACGGGCGCAGTGAATTATCCGATATACCAGTCCACCGCATTCCGGCATCCCAGACTTGGACAAAGCACAGGCTTCGACTACATCCGGACCAAGAATCCGACACGCTCTGTGCTGGAACAAGCGGCGGCTGAACTGGAGTCCGGCGACGCAGGATTTGCTTGCAGCTCCGGGATGGCCGCTTTGCAGACCATTTTCACCCTGTTTGGGCAGGGCGACCATCTGATCGTCTCGCTGGATTTGTACGGCGGCACGTACCGGATGCTGGAACGGATTATGTCCAAATTCGGCGTTTCTGCTTCCTATGTGGACACGAATGATTTTGACGCGCTGGAATCGGCCCGCCGGGATAACACGAAAGCGGTCATCATCGAGACGCCGACCAACCCGCTGATGATGGTTACCGATATCGAGGCCGTGTGTACCTGGGCCCGCCGCTACGGAATGCTGACGGTCGTGGACAACACGCTGCTGACGCCATATTTCCAGCGCCCTCTGGAGCTTGGCGCAGATATTGTCGTCCACAGCGCGACCAAATATTTGGGCGGGCATAACGACGTGCTGGCCGGGCTGATTGTAACCAAGGGCAAGGAACTGTCGGAAGAGATGGCTATCCTGCATAACTCGATCGGCGCCGTGCTGAGCCCGAGCGACAGCTACCAGTTAATGAAAGGCATGAAGACGCTGGCGCTTCGTATGGAGCGGCATGAGAGCAACTCCCTGGCGATCGCTCATTTTCTCAAAGAACATCCGGCGATTGCGGAAGTATTCCATCCGGGTCTTCAAGAGCATCAGGGGTTTGCTATTCAGAAGCGCCAGTCGAGTGGCAACACCGGCATTTTCTCCTTCAAGGTTAAGGATGCGAGATATGTGGAGCCTATTTTGCGCCACGTCAAGCTGATTGCGTTCGCCGAAAGTCTCGGCGGAGTCGAGTCGCTGATGACTTACCCCGCAGTGCAGACACATGCCGATATTCCGGCTGAAATCCGCGATGTGGTCGGCGTGGATGACCGGCTGCTGCGTTTCTCGGTCGGCATCGAGCATGTTGACGATCTTATTGCCGATCTGCAGCAAGCGCTGGAAGCGGCGCGGACGGAGCTTGAGGCAGATAGCTCCCAGGCCGGCCAGCCGGTACGTTAA
- the mqnC gene encoding cyclic dehypoxanthinyl futalosine synthase has translation MGAIDQILNKALQGERLGVEDTVRLFESNEIEKMGAAADIIMKRWHPEPVTTFVIGRNINYTNVCDVYCRFCAFYRRPGSEEGYVLPDETIFEKIRETIAVDGTEILMQGGTNPDLPFSYYTNLLRNIKERFPGITMHSFSPAEIMKMKEISGLTLEETLREIHAAGLDSLPGGGAEILDNRTRKRISRLKGPWRDWMEVMQTAHRIGMNTTATMVIGLGESMEERALHLLRIREAQDECIAKNYNSEGFLAFISWTFQPDNTNLKLDRQTPEEYLKTVAISRLVLDNIENFQSSWVTMGPEVGKLSLQYGCNDFGSTMIEENVVSSAGATYKVNIESILQIIREAGKIPAQRNTQYDILKVFNDASSGVRRDFVMQN, from the coding sequence ATGGGCGCGATCGATCAAATTTTGAATAAAGCGCTGCAAGGCGAACGCCTTGGAGTTGAAGATACGGTCAGACTGTTTGAGAGCAACGAGATTGAGAAAATGGGCGCTGCGGCGGATATCATAATGAAAAGATGGCATCCCGAGCCGGTGACGACGTTCGTTATCGGCCGCAATATAAATTATACGAATGTATGCGATGTATACTGCCGTTTTTGCGCTTTTTACCGCAGACCCGGTTCAGAGGAAGGTTATGTCCTGCCGGATGAGACGATTTTCGAGAAAATCAGAGAGACCATCGCCGTGGACGGAACGGAGATCCTGATGCAAGGGGGCACGAATCCCGATTTGCCGTTCAGTTATTATACGAATCTGCTGCGGAATATCAAGGAGCGATTCCCCGGCATCACGATGCACTCCTTCTCCCCGGCGGAGATTATGAAAATGAAGGAGATTTCCGGGTTGACCCTGGAAGAGACGCTGCGCGAGATTCATGCGGCGGGTCTTGACTCGCTTCCCGGAGGCGGAGCGGAAATCCTGGACAACCGAACACGGAAAAGAATCAGCCGGCTCAAGGGCCCGTGGCGTGACTGGATGGAGGTTATGCAGACGGCGCACCGAATCGGCATGAATACGACGGCGACGATGGTCATCGGACTCGGAGAGAGCATGGAGGAGCGGGCGCTGCATCTTCTGCGTATCCGCGAAGCTCAGGACGAATGCATTGCCAAGAACTACAATTCGGAGGGCTTTCTGGCCTTCATCTCTTGGACGTTCCAGCCGGACAACACGAACCTGAAGCTCGACCGCCAGACTCCGGAAGAATACCTTAAGACGGTAGCGATCAGCCGGCTCGTGCTCGACAATATCGAGAACTTCCAATCCTCTTGGGTCACGATGGGGCCAGAGGTTGGCAAGCTGTCGCTGCAGTACGGCTGCAACGATTTCGGCAGCACGATGATTGAGGAGAACGTCGTTTCCTCGGCGGGGGCGACGTATAAGGTCAACATCGAGTCGATTCTGCAAATCATCCGCGAGGCAGGCAAAATCCCGGCGCAGCGCAACACGCAGTATGATATTCTGAAAGTATTCAACGACGCTTCCTCGGGAGTACGGCGCGATTTTGTAATGCAGAACTAA
- a CDS encoding transcriptional regulator produces the protein MSVKEQVLETIKSAGKPVSAGEVEKLSGLDRKEIDKAFNELKKEKAIVSPVRCKWEAAE, from the coding sequence ATGAGCGTGAAGGAACAGGTGCTGGAAACGATAAAATCCGCCGGTAAACCCGTCAGCGCGGGGGAAGTGGAGAAGCTCTCCGGTCTGGACCGCAAGGAGATTGACAAGGCCTTTAACGAGCTTAAAAAAGAAAAAGCGATCGTTTCCCCGGTTCGCTGCAAATGGGAAGCCGCCGAGTAG
- a CDS encoding SPFH domain-containing protein, which yields MQEKMLRPINGFWIIAMIVICFGGGFYGAVQGYNVVPAILFMASGVLATSITVVQPNKSVVVTFFGRYVGTISASGMWAVIPLSKRKTVSLRVRNFNSVKLKVNDIEGNPIEIAAVVVFKVINSAKALFDVDKYMEFVEIQSETALRHVASKYPYDSFSGSGMSLRANAEEIAKELALELQERLSLSGVEVLEARLTHLAYSTEIASTMLQRQQASAILSARQIIVEGAVGMVDMAIKQLKENGVVELDEERKAAMINNLMVAIVSERGANPVINAGSLY from the coding sequence ATGCAAGAAAAAATGCTTCGTCCCATTAACGGCTTCTGGATTATCGCTATGATTGTCATTTGCTTTGGCGGTGGATTTTACGGAGCTGTCCAGGGCTATAATGTAGTGCCTGCTATTTTGTTCATGGCTTCCGGGGTGCTCGCGACAAGCATTACGGTGGTGCAGCCCAATAAGTCCGTCGTGGTCACTTTTTTCGGCAGATATGTTGGGACGATTTCGGCCAGCGGCATGTGGGCCGTTATTCCGCTCAGCAAGCGTAAGACGGTTTCTCTTAGAGTGCGCAATTTCAACAGCGTCAAGCTGAAGGTAAACGATATTGAGGGCAATCCGATTGAGATCGCCGCTGTCGTCGTATTTAAGGTCATCAACTCGGCAAAAGCGCTGTTCGATGTCGATAAATACATGGAATTTGTTGAAATTCAGAGTGAGACGGCGCTTCGCCATGTGGCCAGCAAATATCCTTATGACAGCTTCAGCGGAAGCGGTATGTCACTTCGTGCCAATGCCGAGGAAATCGCCAAGGAACTGGCCTTGGAGCTGCAGGAGCGGCTATCCCTGTCAGGGGTCGAAGTGCTGGAGGCGCGCCTGACGCATCTTGCATATTCCACTGAAATCGCCAGCACCATGCTTCAACGCCAGCAGGCTTCGGCCATTCTATCGGCCCGGCAGATCATTGTGGAGGGTGCGGTCGGCATGGTGGATATGGCGATCAAGCAGCTTAAGGAGAACGGTGTTGTAGAGCTGGACGAAGAACGGAAGGCGGCTATGATTAACAATCTGATGGTGGCCATCGTATCCGAACGCGGAGCGAACCCGGTTATTAACGCCGGCTCGTTGTATTAA
- the thrS gene encoding threonine--tRNA ligase translates to MAVSIKLPDGSVREYPEGSSIDDVAASISSGLRKNAAAGKLNGAIVDLSAKLSEGDLVEIVTLDSPDGLEVMRHSAAHLMAQAVKRLFGAKEVKLGVGPTIEDGFYYDMDLEHPLNPEDLQKIEKEMERIVSENLPIVRKEVSRKEALEIFGELGDPYKLELIRALPEDSVITLYEQGEFFDLCRGPHVPSTGKIKVFKLMNVAGAYWRGDSKNKMLQRVYGTAWIKKAQLDEHLRLLEEAKKRDHRKLGKELEIFTFNNLVGQGLPIWLPKGAKLRSILERYIVDLEANLGYQHVYTPVLGNVELYKTSGHWEHYQEDMFPKMTIDTEEFVLRPMNCPHHMMVYKSSMHSYRDLPIRIAELGIQHRYEMSGALTGLHRVRSMTLNDSHIFCRLDQIKSEFTRVLELVKQVYSDFGINDYRFRLSYRDPADTEKYFPNDQMWETAQRMLREVVEEAGLPFYEAEGEAAFYGPKLDVQIKTALGKEETLSTVQIDFLLPERFELEYVGDDGQKHRPVVLHRGILGTMERFVAFLLENFTGSLPLWLSPQQVKVIPVSSAFDDYANEVIDKLRRRGIRAEADLRNEKLGYKIREAQLEKLPYMFIVGENEKNSGAVSVRRRGEGDIGAKLLDEVIESLASEASTKAIF, encoded by the coding sequence ATGGCAGTAAGCATTAAATTACCGGACGGCTCGGTCCGGGAATATCCGGAAGGCAGCAGCATCGACGATGTGGCGGCTTCCATTAGCAGTGGGCTGCGCAAGAATGCCGCCGCCGGCAAGCTGAACGGGGCAATCGTTGATTTGTCCGCCAAGCTGAGTGAAGGAGATCTAGTGGAGATCGTGACGCTTGATTCTCCGGATGGGCTTGAGGTTATGCGGCACAGCGCCGCCCACCTGATGGCCCAGGCCGTCAAGCGGCTGTTCGGCGCCAAAGAGGTTAAGCTCGGCGTAGGGCCGACAATTGAAGATGGATTCTACTATGACATGGATCTGGAGCATCCGCTCAATCCGGAAGATCTGCAGAAGATCGAGAAGGAAATGGAGCGCATCGTGTCGGAGAATCTGCCGATTGTCCGCAAGGAAGTCAGCCGCAAGGAGGCGCTTGAAATATTCGGGGAGCTTGGCGACCCGTATAAACTTGAGCTTATCCGGGCGCTGCCCGAGGACAGCGTGATCACTTTGTACGAGCAGGGCGAATTCTTTGACCTGTGCCGCGGGCCGCATGTCCCTTCGACCGGCAAGATCAAAGTGTTCAAGCTGATGAACGTTGCGGGAGCGTACTGGCGCGGCGACAGCAAGAACAAAATGCTGCAGCGCGTATACGGCACCGCTTGGATCAAGAAAGCGCAGCTTGACGAGCATCTCCGCCTGCTGGAAGAGGCGAAGAAGCGCGATCACCGCAAGCTCGGCAAAGAATTGGAGATATTTACGTTCAATAACCTGGTAGGCCAGGGCTTGCCGATTTGGCTGCCTAAGGGCGCCAAGCTGCGCAGCATTCTGGAACGGTATATCGTTGATCTTGAAGCGAACCTTGGCTACCAGCATGTGTATACACCGGTGCTCGGCAATGTCGAGCTGTACAAGACTTCAGGCCACTGGGAGCATTACCAGGAAGACATGTTCCCGAAAATGACGATCGACACCGAGGAATTCGTGCTGCGTCCGATGAACTGTCCGCATCATATGATGGTGTACAAGAGCAGCATGCACAGCTACCGCGACCTGCCGATCCGGATTGCCGAGCTCGGCATCCAGCACCGCTACGAAATGTCCGGTGCGCTGACCGGTCTGCACCGCGTCCGTTCCATGACGTTGAACGACTCGCATATTTTCTGCCGTCTGGATCAGATCAAGAGTGAGTTTACCCGTGTGCTTGAACTGGTGAAACAGGTGTACAGCGACTTCGGCATCAATGATTACCGTTTCCGCCTGTCCTACCGCGATCCTGCCGATACCGAGAAGTACTTCCCGAACGACCAGATGTGGGAAACCGCTCAGCGGATGCTGCGCGAGGTTGTCGAAGAAGCCGGGCTGCCGTTCTATGAAGCGGAAGGCGAAGCCGCGTTCTACGGTCCGAAGCTGGACGTGCAGATCAAGACTGCGCTTGGCAAGGAAGAAACGCTCTCGACCGTACAAATCGACTTCCTGCTGCCGGAGCGCTTTGAGCTGGAATACGTCGGCGATGACGGACAGAAGCACCGTCCGGTCGTACTGCACCGCGGCATTCTGGGAACGATGGAGCGTTTCGTAGCCTTCCTGCTGGAGAATTTTACCGGCTCGCTGCCGCTTTGGCTGTCTCCGCAGCAGGTAAAAGTTATTCCGGTGTCGAGCGCTTTTGACGACTATGCAAACGAAGTAATCGACAAGCTGCGCCGCCGCGGCATTAGAGCCGAAGCCGATCTGCGGAATGAGAAGCTCGGTTACAAGATCCGCGAAGCCCAGCTTGAGAAGCTGCCGTACATGTTCATCGTCGGTGAGAACGAGAAGAACAGTGGCGCTGTTTCCGTCCGCAGACGCGGCGAAGGCGATATCGGAGCAAAGCTGCTTGACGAGGTAATCGAGAGCCTGGCTTCTGAAGCTTCGACCAAGGCCATTTTTTAA
- a CDS encoding 3D domain-containing protein gives MPVLQTYSHKPSKELNNQSSFPVAAPAPEQIIRSFKMTATGYTAGFESTGKHPSHPEYGITYSGVKVRRDKNAVSTIAADPKVLPLGSILYVPGYGYAIVADTGSAIKGHKIDLYFSTTKQVYREWGKQLVEVQLIKRGSGKCTEAMLENIGRVIRAYGTVPHEMLEEII, from the coding sequence ATGCCTGTCTTGCAGACGTATTCGCACAAGCCATCCAAAGAACTGAATAACCAGTCTTCCTTTCCCGTAGCCGCTCCGGCGCCGGAGCAGATCATCCGCAGTTTCAAGATGACGGCGACCGGGTATACGGCAGGTTTCGAGTCGACCGGCAAACACCCCAGTCACCCGGAATACGGCATCACCTACTCAGGCGTCAAGGTTCGAAGAGATAAGAACGCGGTTTCGACCATTGCCGCCGATCCCAAGGTGCTGCCGCTGGGAAGCATTTTATACGTGCCGGGGTACGGCTATGCGATCGTCGCGGACACCGGATCGGCGATCAAGGGGCACAAGATTGATCTTTATTTTTCAACGACTAAGCAGGTGTACAGGGAATGGGGGAAACAGTTGGTGGAAGTCCAATTGATTAAGCGCGGCAGCGGCAAGTGTACGGAAGCTATGCTGGAGAATATAGGAAGAGTTATCCGGGCTTACGGTACCGTTCCGCATGAAATGCTGGAAGAAATCATCTAA